The Petropleomorpha daqingensis genome includes a window with the following:
- a CDS encoding LLM class flavin-dependent oxidoreductase yields the protein MPEPSVPLEKLGFLTIGLFDGDDPAPGHETTLQVIELGEQLGFDSAWVRHRHLQYGISSPVAVLAAATQRTRRIELGTAVIPLGWENPLRLAEDLATVDVLSGGRLNPGVSVGPPMHWDDVRTALYPDTADVEDFSYERVARLMRFVRGERAASYAGKEGVVEEWSDRVQPQSPGLASRMWYGGGSVSSARWAGENGMNFLTSSVVRAEDSTDFAAIQHGLIRAFREAQPGGRVSQGLVVIPTDSATAEQRAKYRAYVEARTPRTSTPQGPGRLLFARDLIGSSDEIAEQLYAHAAFREVTEVAFALPFSFAAEDYVQILTDIATGLGPALGWAPRS from the coding sequence GTGCCCGAACCCTCGGTCCCGCTGGAGAAGCTGGGCTTCCTGACCATCGGCCTGTTCGACGGCGACGACCCGGCGCCCGGCCACGAGACGACGCTGCAGGTGATCGAGCTCGGCGAGCAGCTGGGCTTCGACAGCGCGTGGGTGCGCCACCGGCACCTGCAGTACGGCATCTCCTCGCCGGTCGCCGTCCTGGCCGCGGCCACCCAGCGCACCCGCCGGATCGAGCTGGGCACCGCCGTCATCCCGCTGGGCTGGGAGAACCCGCTGCGGCTGGCCGAGGACCTCGCCACGGTCGACGTCCTGTCCGGCGGGCGGCTCAACCCCGGTGTGAGCGTCGGCCCGCCGATGCACTGGGACGACGTGCGGACGGCGCTGTACCCCGACACCGCCGACGTCGAGGACTTCTCCTACGAGCGGGTGGCCCGGCTGATGCGGTTCGTCCGCGGCGAGCGGGCGGCCTCCTACGCCGGCAAGGAGGGCGTGGTCGAGGAGTGGTCGGACCGGGTGCAGCCGCAGTCGCCCGGCCTGGCCTCCCGCATGTGGTACGGCGGCGGCAGCGTCTCGTCGGCCCGCTGGGCCGGTGAGAACGGGATGAACTTCCTGACCAGCAGCGTGGTCAGGGCCGAGGACTCCACCGACTTCGCCGCGATCCAGCACGGGCTGATCCGGGCTTTCCGCGAGGCGCAACCCGGCGGCCGCGTGTCGCAGGGGCTCGTCGTGATCCCGACCGACAGCGCCACGGCCGAGCAGCGCGCCAAGTACCGGGCCTACGTCGAGGCCCGCACGCCCCGGACGTCGACCCCGCAGGGCCCGGGCAGGCTGCTGTTCGCCCGCGACCTGATCGGCAGCTCCGACGAGATCGCCGAGCAGCTGTACGCCCACGCCGCGTTCCGGGAGGTCACCGAGGTCGCCTTCGCCCTACCGTTCAGCTTCGCGGCCGAGGACTACGTCCAGATCCTCACCGACATCGCCACCGGGCTCGGCCCGGCGCTCGGCTGGGCGCCCCGTTCCTGA